The Tenebrio molitor chromosome 3, icTenMoli1.1, whole genome shotgun sequence genome contains a region encoding:
- the Inx3 gene encoding innexin inx3: protein MSVFGMVSAVAGFIKVRYLIDKAMIDNIVFRAHYRVTSAILFVCCIIVTANNLIGYPIQCINDRGVPGHVINTYCWITYTFTLPHEQGKYIGSDMAHPGLGNDNQEKRYHSYYQWVPFVLFFQGVVFYVPHWIWKVLEDDKIRMISDGMRGTLVGAKEERERRQARLVQYLVETMHLHNTYAFGYFFCEALNFVNVMVNIFMTDKFLGGAFLNYGTDVINFSNMNQENRTDPMVAVFPRVTKCTFHKFGASGTIQKHDALCVLALNILNEKIYIFLWFWFIILAVFSGLAIVYSAAVVLLPSTREMILKRRFRFGAPNAVDTIIRKTQVGDFLLLHLLGQNMNLMVFGEILDEFVRRLNFGSNCNLPSAPSTLEMSPIYPEIEKFGKETET from the exons ATGAGCGTCTTCGGTATGGTGTCCGCCGTGGCGGGCTTCATCAAGGTGCGCTACCTCATCGACAAGGCCATGATCGACAACATTGTCTTCAGAGCGCACTACCGCGTCACCTCCGCCATACTCTTCGTCTGTTGCATCATAGTGACGGCGAACAACTTGATCG GCTACCCCATCCAATGCATAAACGACCGCGGTGTCCCGGGCCACGTGATTAACACCTACTGCTGGATCACGTACACCTTCACCCTGCCCCACGAACAAGGCAAGTACATCGGCAGCGACATGGCTCACCCCGGCCTCGGCAACGACAACCAAGAGAAGCGCTACCACAGCTACTACCAGTGGGTCCCGTTCGTCCTCTTCTTCCAGGGCGTCGTCTTCTACGTGCCCCACTGGATCTGGAAGGTGTTGGAGGACGACAAGATCCGCATGATCTCCGACGGGATGAGGGGCACTCTGGTCGGCGCCAAGGAAGAGCGCGAACGCCGCCAGGCGCGCCTCGTCCAGTACCTCGTCGAGACGATGCACCTGCACAACACCTACGCCTTCGGGTATTTCTTCTGCGAGGCGCTCAACTTCGTCAATGTG ATGGTTAACATATTCATGACGGACAAGTTTTTGGGCGGGGCCTTCTTGAATTACGGCACCGACGTCATCAACTTCTCCAATATGAACCAGGAGAACCGCACCGATCCCATGGTCGCGGTTTTTCCCAGAGTGACCAAGTGCACCTTCCACAAGTTTGGTGCCTCGGGAACGATACAAAAACACGACGCTCTCTGCGTGCTAGCTCTCAACATCCTCAACGAGAAGATCTATATTTTCTTGTGGTTCTGGTTCATCATTTTGGCGGTGTTCTCGGGACTGGCGATAGTGTACTCCGCGGCTGTTGTTCTTCTGCCCAGCACGCGCGAGATGATCTTGAAGAGGAGGTTCAGGTTCGGGGCCCCGAACGCCGTCGACACCATCATCAGGAAGACTCAA GTCGGCGACTTCCTGCTGCTGCATCTCTTGGGGCAAAACATGAATCTGATGGTGTTCGGCGAGATACTGGACGAGTTCGTGCGTCGGCTCAACTTCGGCAGCAACTGCAACCTGCCCTCCGCCCCCAGCACCCTCGAGATGAGCCCCATCTACCCCGAAATCGAGAAGTTCGGGAAAGAGACTGAGACTTGA
- the spg gene encoding dedicator of cytokinesis protein 3 isoform X3, producing MLGARRFVGGVYLCTIKRKLGLDLVPRQGAQMVDPDSMSVVELYHFHVSSAENSQGLSARGTIKKKEQKKTLTHHLYFCMRDFGHHIGEDTEIYFSLYDASKQRYITERFLVKISKEGFSNYVDKLHSNCTVFTDLGNSDLSKDIYLVAHVMRIGKMIYSDSSKKTEKNAVLQQQVFKRPHGVAVHNLGEYLSAKEGDAEEKELTLKVYQGEEKDFHQLHEFIIRQSGKYNSLACAPNYGIMTSVKMLHGGLNNIKEENAMLFKNVSLTSKLGFPDVIMPGDVRNDLYLILEKGEFERGGKSVGKNIEVTIVVLDSEKNIIKSCLWGASGQEGASEYNSMIIYHHNSPAWAENARLTLPIDKFAGAHVRLEYRHCSTREKNDKKLFGFSFIRLMDKDGAAVQDGQHELYIYKCEDPQKLENCGYLSLPAFSKDYEGNHESSGQFSRSHKELVYVRTLLCSTKLTQNVDLLALLRWKSHPEKIQDSLQRVLRLGDEELVKFLQDVLDALFALFSTEDGNSTAHSGLVFHVLVSIFNLLDGSKYQHFKPVLDAYIKNHFAAALVYKGLLTSVQHCADWVLSFEKQEPIQKCYKSLEYIFKLIIQSRLLFSRATCGQYEDSFRRDLYSVFSSLNKMLTVNDPHIINTQVALLLSISAVYEQLIEVLPTIEVTKLAAMLLDAIPKELPVLLVQAKLSCIKNLITSKLFQDDESRNILLVTACKHLRNQLHRREELKLCTDILGEILSFLFKQRKQFEGQGKINNCIHHDVETLCISTLDILVQAVLSIIDRDTKILGCLVACLVGILQLLDEYHYKRLWEVLMGPNLDRKPLKEFLMRMFQVFRHLVKLEVFPPDWLVIKMVVNNVMLKSSQELAQPLAFKFLDSRTGYFDKELWTDYFNLAVDYLTQKPLQLEHFSEVKKEKIIEKYGDMRVLMGFQILSMWSQLGECKLHFIPSMVGPFLKVTLVPEIELRKATLHIFFDMMECEQRARGNFRQVESELIDKLDILISENKGDDEYRRLFNTMEHLSAVLLDRVQSEDLAWKESGAAFISSITRLLERLLDYRSVIEGDENRDKRMSCTFNLLNFYKNEFNRKEMYLRYIYKLHDLHLSAENYTEAAFTMKLYADQLTWSSSTVIADSHYPNLPECEVKEKLYRQIINYFDKGKCWEKGIPLLKELATQYETQFFDYKALSDILKYQAKFYDNIMTQLRPEPEYFRVGFYGLSFPLFVRNKQFVYRGLEYERIGAFTQRLQTEFPSAQILMKNTPPDDSIVNSEGQYIQICNVKPIPEANPITMATDIPEKISRFYHYNDVKRFQCDRPVHKGIIDKENEIKTLWIERMTLEIDSPLPGILRWFEVLNRQTDEIPPVKYACETMQSVERELRQLVTIYTAEPKRNLNPFTMRLQGIIDANVQGGISKYQQAFFTQEFAKLCPEHMTHVYTLKSLILEAMQVIEEGLDLHGRLAPAGVLPLHQRLLERFAQLRESLGSLSKIKRQIPESIVNTPLPPLPVDKRAMVVENGNHRVSSGGTYDYLSEHRTLENDDIYTKPMENERAPPNRENLTLPMMSNSTTAPPIPQRELRPRSQGFNNTSFTEAQTPTRGLDYNTSSLPLMKSRTSDSYDIPLPPKPTHSRERSLTKPPSPRLLRHASMTPTDGISPLRNSWPDSGVEEAPPLPPRSHTPDKRLVGFSSEAPPNIPKRGQKRSTSSLVGPDGFAAATECGYELTPDSLRDSGISMSENSNLNNLNNTCYEDFDLKSHQQEMNISSSPFEESPKMENPPPIPPKSSLACSSSLNSSLELTGSLERKREAAPAEGSTPDDDAAVKEEKSPS from the exons ATGTTGGGCGCAAGAAGATTCGTCGGTGGAGTTTATTTATGCACAATAAAAAG GAAGCTGGGGCTGGATTTGGTGCCGAGACAGGGGGCCCAGATGGTCGATCCCGACTCGATGTCGGTCGTCGAGCTCTACCATTTTCACGTGTCCAGCGCGGAAAACTCGCAAGGATTGTCG GCGCGAGGGACCATCAAAAAAAAGGAGCAGAAGAAGACCCTGACGCACCACTTGTACTTCTGCATGCGCGACTTTGGCCACCACATCGGCGAAGACACCGAGATCTACTTCTCCCTGTATGACGCCTCCAAACAAAGATACATAACCGAACGATTCCTAgtcaaaatttccaaagaagGCTTCTCCAACTACGTGGACAAGCTCCACAGCAACTGCACTGTGTTCACG GACCTGGGGAACTCCGACTTGAGCAAGGACATCTACCTGGTGGCGCACGTGATGCGCATCGGCAAGATGATCTACTCGGACAGCTCGAAGAAGACCGAGAAGAACGCCGTGTTGCAGCAGCAGGTGTTCAAGAGGCCCCACGGCGTCGCCGTCCACAACTTGGGCGAATACTTGTCGGCCAAAGAGGGCGACGCCGAGGAGAAAGAGCTGACGTTGAAGGTGTACCAAGGCGAGGAGAAGGATTTCCACCAGTTGCACGAGTTCATAATCAGACAGTCGGGGAAGTACAACAGTTTAGCCTGCGCCCCCAACTACGGGATCATGACGTCGGTCAAGATGCTCCACGGGGGACTGAACAACATCAAGGAGGAGAACGCGATGCTGTTCAAGAACGTCAGTCTGACCAGCAAGCTGGGTTTCCCCGACGTGATCATGCCCGGCGACGTCAGGAACGATCTGTATTTGATCCTGGAAAAGGGGGAGTTCGAGAGGGGGGGCAAGTCGGTCGGGAAGAACATCGAAGTGACGATCGTGGTCCTGGATAGCGAGAAAAACATCATCAAGAGTTGCCTGTGGGGGGCGTCGGGACAAGAGGGGGCGTCGGAGTACAACTCCATGATCATTTACCACCACAACTCGCCAGCTTGGGCCGAGAACGCGAGATTGACCCTCCCGATTGATAAGTTCGCGGGGGCGCACGTCAGGCTGGAGTATCGGCACTGTTCAA CGAGAGAGAAAAACGACAAGAAACTGTTCGGCTTCTCTTTCATCCGCCTGATGGACAAAGACGGCGCCGCGGTCCAAGACGGCCAGCACGAGCTGTACATTTACAAATGCGAAGACCCCCAAAAACTAGAAAACTGCGGCTACTTGTCCCTCCCGGCCTTCAGCAAAGACTACGAAGGCAACCACGAGAGCAGCGGCCAGTTCTCCAGAAGCCACAAAGAACTAGTCTACGTGCGCACCCTCCTGTGCTCAACCAAGCTGACCCAAAACG TGGATCTGTTGGCGCTGTTGCGCTGGAAATCTCACCCCGAAAAAATCCAGGACTCTTTGCAGCGAGTCCTGCGCCTCGGCGACGAAGAACTGGTCAAGTTCCTGCAGGACGTGTTGGACGCCCTGTTCGCCTTGTTCTCCACAGAAGACGGAAACTCGACGGCTCACAGCGGGCTGGTCTTCCACGTCCTGGTGTCGATCTTCAATCTGCTGGACGGCTCCAAGTACCAACACTTCAAGCCAGTCTTGGACGCTTACATCAAGAATCACTTCGCGGCGGCGCTGGTTTACAAGGGGTTGCTGACGAGCGTGCAGCATTGCGCCGATTGGGTCCTCTCCTTCGAGAAGCAAGaaccgatccagaagtgctaCAAGAGTCTCGAGTACATCTTCAAGTTGATCATCCAGAGCAGGCTGTTGTTCTCGAGGGCGACTTGCGGCCAGTACGAAGACAGCTTCCGCAGAGACCTCTACAGCGTCTTCTCCTCTTTGAACAAAATGCTGACGGTGAACGACCCCCACATCATCAACACACAA GTGGCGCTTCTGTTGTCGATCAGCGCCGTCTACGAGCAACTGATCGAAGTGCTGCCGACTATTGAAGTGACGAAATTGGCGGCCATGCTCCTGGACGCGATCCCCAAAGAGCTGCCGGTGCTGCTGGTGCAGGCCAAGCTCTCCTGCATCAAGAATCTGATCACCAGCAAGTTGTTCCAAGACGACGAGTCCAGGAATATTCTCCTCGTCACGGCGTGCAAGCACTTGCGTAACCAGTTGCACCGCCGCGAAGAGTTGAAACTCTGCACCGATATCTTGGGAGAGATTTTGAGCTTTCTGTTCAAGCAGCGCAAGCAGTTCGAGGGTCAGGGCAAGATCAACAATTGCATCCACCATGACGTGGAGACGCTCTGCATAAGCACCTTGGATATTTTAGTACAAGCCGTCTTGAGTATTATCGACAGGGACACCAAAATTCTG GGGTGCTTGGTGGCCTGTCTGGTGGGGATTTTGCAGTTGTTGGACGAGTATCACTACAAGCGTCTCTGGGAGGTGCTCATGGGGCCCAATCTGGACCGCAAGCCTCTCAAAGAGTTCCTCATGAGGATGTTTCAGGTTTTTAGACATTTGGTCAAACTGGAAGTGTTTCCTCCTGACTGGTTGGTCATCAAGATGGTGGTCAACAACGTGATGCTCAAGTCGTCGCAAGAACTGGCCCAGCCTTTGGCCTTCAAGTTTCTCGACAGTCGGACCGGATACTTCGACAAAGAG TTGTGGACTGACTACTTCAATCTGGCTGTCGACTACTTGACGCAAAAGCCCCTCCAGTTGGAGCACTTCTCCGAGGTGAAGAAGGAGAAGATCATAGAGAAGTACGGCGACATGAGGGTCCTCATGGGCTTCCAGATCCTGTCCATGTGGTCCCAGCTTGGTGAGTGCAAGTTACACTTCATTCCGTCGATGGTGGGGCCCTTCCTGAAGGTGACGCTGGTTCCCGAGATCGAACTGAGAAAAGCCACCCTCCACATCTTCTTCGACATGATGGAGTGCGAGCAAAGAGCTCGCGGCAACTTCAGACAGGTCGAGAGCGAACTGATCGACAAGTTGGACATCTTGATATCGGAAAACAAGGGCGACGACGAGTACAGAAGACTGTTCAACACGAT GGAGCATTTGAGCGCGGT CTTGCTGGATCGGGTCCAGTCGGAAGATCTGGCTTGGAAAGAGAGCGGCGCTGCTTTCATCAGCTCCATAACTCGCCTCCTGGAGCGCCTCCTCGACTACCGCAGCGTAATCGAGGGGGACGAGAACCGCGACAAGCGGATGTCTTGCACTTTCAATCTCTTG AATTTCTACAAGAACGAGTTCAACCGGAAGGAAATGTACCTGCGCTACATCTACAAACTGCACGATCTTCACCTGTCCGCCGAGAACTACACCGAAGCCGCCTTCACCATGAAGTTGTACGCCGACCAGCTGACCTGGAGCAGTTCGACGGTGATCGCCGATTCGCATTATCCGAACTTGCCCGAGTGCGAAGTCAAGGAGAAGCTCTACAGACAGATCATCAACTACTTCGACAAGGGTAAATGCTGGGAGAAGGGTATTCCGTTGCTGAAGGAGTTGGCGACGCAGTACGAGACCCAGTTCTTCGACTACAAAGCTCTCAGTGATATTTTGAAGTACCAGGCCAAGTTTTACGATAATATAATGACACAGCTCCGTCCAGAACCGGAATATTTTAGGGTGGGTTTCTACGGTCTAAGCTTTCCGCTGTTTGTTAGG AACAAGCAGTTTGTATATAGGGGATTAGAATACGAACGAATAGGTGCCTTCACGCAAAGACTTCAAACGGAGTTCCCGTCGGCCCAGATACTCATGAAGAACACCCCGCCGGACGACTCGATCGTCAATTCGGAAGGACAAT ATATTCAAATTTGCAACGTCAAGCCCATTCCCGAAGCGAACCCGATCACCATGGCAACAGACATTCCGGAAAAAATCTCCCGCTTCTACCACTACAACGACGTGAAGAGGTTTCAGTGCGACCGTCCTGTACATAAAGGAATCATCGATAAGGAGAACGAGATTAAG ACTTTGTGGATCGAGAGGATGACTCTGGAGATCGACAGCCCCCTCCCCGGCATCTTGCGTTGGTTCGAGGTACTAAACCGACAGACCGACGAAATCCCCCCTGTGAAGTACGCCTGCGAGACGATGCAATCGGTGGAGCGCGAACTCAGACAGTTGGTCACCATCTACACGGCGGAGCCCAAGCGAAATCTCAACCCGTTCACGATGAGGCTTCAGGGGATCATCGACGCGAACGTTCAGGGCGGCATCAGCAAGTACCAGCAAGCCTTCTTCACCCAGGAGTTCGCCAAGCTGTGTCCGGAACACATGACTCACGTCTACACGTTGAAGAGTCTCATCCTGGAGGCGATGCAA GTGATCGAGGAGGGGTTGGATCTGCACGGGAGGTTGGCACCCGCGGGGGTACTACCTTTGCACCAGAGACTGCTGGAGAGGTTCGCCCAGTTGAGGGAGAGTTTGGGAAGTTTGAGCAAGATCAAGAGACAGATTCCGGAGAGCATCGTGAA CACTCCGCTGCCGCCCTTGCCCGTCGACAAGAGAGCGATGGTGGTCGAGAACGGAAACCACCGAGTCAGTTCCGGCGGGACTTACGACTACTTGTCCGAACACCGGACCCTGGAGAACGATGATATCTATACAAAGCCTATG GAGAACGAGCGCGCACCCCCCAACAGGGAGAACTTGACGCTACCCATGATGTCGAATTCGACGACAGCGCCGCCCATACCTCAGCGCGAGCTAAGACCCAGATCTCAGGGATTCAACAATACTAGTTTTACCGAAGCTCAAACACCAACCAGAGGTCTCGATTACAACACTTCCAGTCTGCCGCTGATGAAGTCTCGAACGTCGGACTCTTACGACATTCCGCTGCCGCCCAAACCTACGCACTCGCGCGAGAGGTCGCTGACGAAGCCGCCGTCCCCGAGACTGCTCAGACACGCGTCGATGACGCCGACCGACGGGATCTCGCCGCTGCGCAACTCCTGGCCCGATTCGGGGGTCGAAGAGGCGCCACCGCTGCCCCCACGGTCCCACA CCCCCGACAAGCGCCTGGTGGGGTTCTCGAGCGAGGCGCCGCCAAACATCCCTAAGCGGGGCCAGAAGAGGTCCACGTCTTCGTTGGTGGGCCCCGACGGCTTCGCCGCCGCCACGGAGTGCGGCTACGAGCTGACGCCGGACAGCCTGAGGGATTCGGGGATCAGCATGTCGGAGAACTCGAATCTGAACAACTTGAACAACACGTGCTACGAGGATTTCGACCTGAAGAGCCACCAGCAGGAGATGAACATAAGCAGCAGCCCGTTCGAGGAGAGTCCCAAGATGGAGAACCCGCCCCCGATCCCGCCCAAGTCCAGTCTGGCGTGCAGCTCCAGTCTCAACTCCAGTCTGGAGCTGACGGGGAGCCTGGAGAGGAAGCGCGAGGCGGCGCCGGCAGAGGGCTCCACGCCCGACGACGACGCCGCCGTCAAAGAGGAGAAGAGTCCCTCTTAA
- the TfIIA-L gene encoding transcription initiation factor IIA subunit 1 produces MSNSLCKTSVLRIYQEVIDDVISGVREIFLEDGVDEQVLQELKQTWETKLKASKAVQNEQEEKAKKQELAATNGFPKQHVQQAAQQIQQPVTQIVETKMVPIQITLPAQPGTDQAPRVLTIQVPATALQGNQLQRVLTGQIITATMNLPVNIASSVLQQHVNAVFNSQQQTVTIVNKNVVQTDGPHPTDDDDDQIEIEFVLPRKGRSNKKKATEKLPQVDGPGDTSDDDEDGSDDNDDDEDIDDDKDEEDQEMEEEGGEEEPLNSEDDVTDDDPTDLFDTDNIVVCQYDKIIRNRNKWKFYLKDGIMNLSGQDYVFQKANGDAEW; encoded by the coding sequence ATGTCGAATTCGCTGTGCAAGACGTCCGTGCTGCGGATCTACCAGGAAGTGATCGACGACGTGATCAGCGGCGTGCGGGAGATCTTCCTGGAGGACGGCGTGGACGAGCAGGTGCTGCAGGAGCTGAAGCAGACCTGGGAGACGAAGCTGAAGGCCAGCAAGGCCGTGCAGAACGAGCAGGAGGAGAAGGCCAAGAAGCAGGAGCTGGCGGCGACCAACGGCTTCCCGAAGCAGCACGTACAGCAGGCCGCGCAGCAGATCCAGCAGCCGGTGACGCAGATCGTCGAGACCAAGATGGTCCCCATCCAGATCACGCTGCCGGCGCAGCCCGGCACCGACCAGGCCCCCAGGGTGCTCACGATACAGGTCCCGGCCACCGCCCTGCAGGGCAACCAGCTGCAGAGGGTGCTCACGGGGCAGATCATCACGGCGACGATGAACCTTCCGGTCAACATCGCCTCGTCGGTCCTCCAGCAGCACGTCAACGCCGTCTTCAACAGCCAGCAGCAGACCGTCACCATCGTGAACAAGAACGTGGTGCAGACTGACGGGCCGCACCCCAcggacgacgacgacgaccaGATCGAGATCGAGTTCGTGCTGCCGCGAAAGGGTCGCTCTAACAAGAAGAAGGCGACCGAGAAGCTGCCCCAGGTGGACGGGCCCGGGGACACGTCGGACGACGACGAGGACGGCTCCGACGAcaacgacgacgacgaggaCATCGACGACGACAAGGACGAAGAGGACCAAGAGATGGAAGAGGAGGGCGGCGAGGAGGAGCCCCTCAATTCGGAGGACGACGTCACCGACGACGACCCCACCGATCTCTTCGACACGGACAACATCGTGGTCTGTCAGTACGACAAGATCATCCGAAACAGGAACAAGTGGAAGTTTTATCTGAAGGATGGAATCATGAACTTGAGCGGGCAGGATTACGTCTTCCAAAAGGCTAACGGTGATGCGGAATGGTAA